The Syntrophorhabdus sp. genome includes the window TTTACATAGAGGACCTTCGGGAAGAGTTCGCGAGGGATTTCATATTCTTTGCCATCAGGGCGAATGCCATCTACGAGGGCAACTACCTCATGGGTACCTCCATCGCACGGCCGCTCATCGCAAAAAGACAGATCGAGATAGCCCGCAAGGAGAAGGCCGACGCCGTCTGCCACGGGGCGACGGGCAAGGGCAACGACCAGGTCCGTTTTGAGCTCACCTTCTACGCGATGGAGCCGAACATCAGGATCATTGCGCCCTGGAGGGAGTGGGACTTCACCTCCCGCGACGACCTCATCGACTACGCGAAGAAGCACGGCATAGAAGTGCCGGTGACGAAGAAGAAGCCCTACAGTATGGACCGGAACCTCATGCACATAAGCTACGAGGGGGGTATCCTGGAAGACCCCTGGTCCGAGCCGATGGAGAACATGTTCAAGACGACGGTATCCCCCGAGAAGGCACCCAACAAGGCGACATACGTGGAGATAACCTTCGACAAGGGTGTGCCCGTGGCGATAGACGGCAAGAAGATGTCGGCATTCAAGATCGTCGATCACCTCAACAAGGTGGGAGGAAAGAACGGCATAGGGCGCGTGGACATCGTGGAGAACCGTTTTGTGGGCATGAAATCGCGGGGCGTGTACGAAACGCCGGGATGCACCATCCTCCACGCGGCGCACAGGGCCGTGGAAACGCTGACACTGGACAGGGAGGTCATGCATATCCGCGACGGTCTTATCCCCAAGGTGGCCGAGCTCATTTATTACGGGTTCTGGTTCTCCCCGGAAATGAAGGCCATCATGGCGCTCACGGACGAGATACAGTCCGTCGTGAACGGGACGGCACGGTTGAAGCTCTACAAGGGCAACTGCATCGTCGTGGGCCGCAAGTCGAAGAATTCCCTTTACATGAAGGATTTCGCTACCTTCGACACCGATACCGTGTACGACCAGAAGGACGCCGGCGGTTTCATACGCCTGAACGCGTTAAGACTGCGTATCCGGGCGATGCTGGAGAAGTGAAAGGTCCGACCCCTTATCGATAGACACGTTTGGAGAACACGATGAACCCCTATGAGCCTCATGCGATCGAAGAGAAATGGCAAAAGTACTGGGAGGAGCGTGAAGCGTTCCGCGTTGATGAAGACCCGTCGAAACAGAAATACTACCTCCTTGAGATGTTCCCCTATCCCTCGGGGAAGATCCACATGGGGCACGTGAGGAACTACTCCATCGGCGACGTCATTGCCCGGTACAAGACAATGAAGGGGCTCAATGTCCTGCACCCCATGGGATGGGACGCCTTCGGCATGCCCGCGGAGAACGCCGCCATCGAAAGGGGGATACAGCCGGCGACGTGGACCCACGAGAACATTGATTACATGAAACAGCAGTTGAAGCGCCTCGGTTTCGGCTACGACTGGAGGCGGGAGGTCGCCACCTGCGACGTGGACTATTACCGGTGGGAACAGTGGATGTTCCTCAAGATGTTCGAGAAAGGTCTTGTCTACCGG containing:
- a CDS encoding argininosuccinate synthase → MKKVKKVVLAYSGGLDTSILVKWLKDVYGCEVIAYAADVGQEDELVGLKEKALKTGASKVYIEDLREEFARDFIFFAIRANAIYEGNYLMGTSIARPLIAKRQIEIARKEKADAVCHGATGKGNDQVRFELTFYAMEPNIRIIAPWREWDFTSRDDLIDYAKKHGIEVPVTKKKPYSMDRNLMHISYEGGILEDPWSEPMENMFKTTVSPEKAPNKATYVEITFDKGVPVAIDGKKMSAFKIVDHLNKVGGKNGIGRVDIVENRFVGMKSRGVYETPGCTILHAAHRAVETLTLDREVMHIRDGLIPKVAELIYYGFWFSPEMKAIMALTDEIQSVVNGTARLKLYKGNCIVVGRKSKNSLYMKDFATFDTDTVYDQKDAGGFIRLNALRLRIRAMLEK